In one Lolium rigidum isolate FL_2022 chromosome 3, APGP_CSIRO_Lrig_0.1, whole genome shotgun sequence genomic region, the following are encoded:
- the LOC124694808 gene encoding uncharacterized protein LOC124694808, whose protein sequence is MEGLGKQALEGLGLLAELGELAQQAAILGNMGNLYTERYLHTCRHGYTSQNVLAICDFDMRFTFVVAGWPGSAHDTRILHHALANFPSFPVPPKGKYYLVDSGYPNRIGYLAPSKGSTYHLPEFRGDALAGRAGGKGICTP, encoded by the exons ATGGAAGGTCTGGGAAAACAAGCACTAGAGGGACTTGGACTTCTAGCTGAGCTCGGCGAGCTTGCGCAGCAGGCTGCCATCCTTGGGAACATGGGTAACCTCTATACCGAGCGTTATTTG CACACATGTCGCCATGGTTATACATCTCAAAATGTGCTTGCCATATGTGACTTTGACATGAGGTTTACCTTTGTTGTTGCTGGTTGGCCTGGCTCTGCACATGACACAAGAATCCTACATCATGCTTTAGCAAATTTTCCTTCATTTCCTGTACCTCCTAAAG GAAAATACTACCTTGTTGACTCGGGTTATCCAAACCGAATTGGGTATCTTGCTCCTTCCAAAGGGAGTACATACCATCTACCAGAGTTTCGTGGTGATGCATTGGCGGGGAGAGCTGGCGGCAAGGGGATATG CACTCCGTGA